A region of Paenibacillus sp. 37 DNA encodes the following proteins:
- a CDS encoding nuclear transport factor 2 family protein produces MSTISTTTLLNNYFRLFDASRTDERAMQDLLSLFTPDAEIVLNGTSRSGFDGFMKAFYEYNKDVKHMWDGWVEQPDGSYQTNWAVCGQTADGTVYAKAGIDIARVNDAGQIVYLENVQADRNAFSKYNQ; encoded by the coding sequence ATGAGTACTATAAGTACCACTACACTGTTGAACAACTATTTCCGTTTATTTGATGCTTCACGTACAGACGAGCGCGCCATGCAGGATTTATTGTCCCTGTTTACACCGGACGCAGAGATTGTGCTTAACGGCACCAGCAGATCAGGGTTCGATGGTTTCATGAAAGCTTTCTACGAATACAATAAGGACGTAAAACATATGTGGGACGGTTGGGTGGAACAGCCTGACGGCAGCTACCAAACCAACTGGGCGGTATGCGGACAAACGGCAGACGGAACGGTATATGCCAAAGCAGGCATTGATATCGCGCGTGTAAATGATGCGGGCCAGATTGTGTATCTGGAGAATGTACAGGCCGACCGGAATGCGTTCAGCAAGTATAATCAGTAA
- a CDS encoding ArsR/SmtB family transcription factor: MRTPTIPMASELKLTTVCNALGDPIRMKIAHCLASSGEKNCSAFEVDHISKSTLSHHIKILREAGVIQPRIEGKQHFYSLRKEELNVRFPGLVEMILNTTAEYVTLK; this comes from the coding sequence ATGAGAACTCCAACGATACCTATGGCTTCGGAATTGAAGCTGACCACGGTCTGCAATGCATTGGGCGATCCGATCCGTATGAAAATTGCACACTGTCTGGCCAGCTCTGGCGAGAAAAACTGTTCCGCCTTCGAAGTAGACCATATTTCCAAATCCACGTTGTCCCATCACATCAAGATTTTACGTGAAGCTGGCGTGATCCAGCCGCGCATTGAAGGTAAACAGCACTTTTACTCCCTACGAAAGGAAGAACTAAACGTACGTTTTCCAGGCCTCGTCGAGATGATTCTGAATACAACCGCGGAATACGTAACATTAAAGTAA